gggtccCTGGCTTGGGGGACCTTTGACGGGGATCAGGGATTCCATCGCTGcggcctcgccccgcccccacccctcccgcaggcagctggctcctgggggcggggcttccaCTGGTCCCACCCCGCCAGGTGGGTTCGGGTCTCCAGGTGAGGAGGGGCGCTCACCGCAGCGCACGCCAAGTTCTGCTCCTTCCTGGCCTGGGTGCGGCACTGGGCGcgctccctgggggtggggctgcagtcACCACCACGCCCCCCCCGTGCCTCCCCCCcgtcccacctcctggctttggtgccgACTGCCCTCACCCTAGGATCTCCAGCTGGATGCCCTCCATCTGGTCCAGCACGCCCCGGATGTCTTTCTTGAGGTTCTGGGCACAGAGCAAGGCGCCGGGCACTCCCCGCCCTGTCCCCACCTTGCGCGCCCCGCCCACCCCCTCGCCCGCGGATGTCTCCCCTGGGAGGACCTACCAGGAGCCCGGTGGCCTGGTTGTTCAGAGCCATGTGCACCTCTGCCACGCCGTCCCACACCTGGGAGTcgggggtggagtggggtggggccagggtcaGCCCggtaggagtgggggtgggggggtctcctagcgccgccccgcccccaccggtCAAGCGAGCACCTCGGTGATGGCCATCTTTTTCCTCTCAAAGGACAGGCGGATCTGCTGCAGCTCGTTCTGGGGGAGGAACAGAGCGTGGCAGGGCCGGCCCTTCCCGCTgaccccggggaggggggagggagccaCCTGCGCGGGCTGCCGggcgggccccgccccctccacagCCCCGCCCCCGACGCCCACCTGGGACTGCTGCACGAAGGCCTCCTCCCCCCGGCACACCTCCTGCCGCAGCAGCTGCACAGGGGCCCTGTCCTCCGGAGGCCGGGCACTGGTGGACTCGGGGGGCTGTGAGAGAGGCCCCACGTCAGCCCCGGGGCGGCGGGCGGTGCCTGTGGCCCCGGAGGTGCGCTCACCGGCTCTTACCCAGGTCAGGGCAGTGCAGCTGGAATGCTCTGGGCACAGGGGCAGGAACGGCTGCCCGGGCCCCAGCAGGGCCCCCAGCTGCTCCCGGAGGTCCtggttttgccttttctggaGGGAGACGGGGCggggatggggaggggtggggaggagcaagGCGGGAACTGGGTCGCGGTCACTCCTGCGGGAGGCGGCCGGGGGCGGGCTGCGGGGGCGGGCGGCTGGCGGCTCACCAGGCTCTGGTTCTCCTGCTGCAGCTGTAGGAAAGGCTGCTGTGCAGAACCCAGCGGTCggctgggcagctgggagggggctgccctgggaggggccggggccccACCCCCTGGCGGCAGGGtcgggcaggggcaggtgcaggaccTGGGCGCCGCGCTGGGGCTCCCCCCCTGCCTGGGCGCCCCCTGCTCTGgctccgggtgcaggggccagccccaccccagcccctcctccacttcttggcttggcccagctggcTCTCTGGCCCGCTGCTGCTGAGTCTCTCCCTCACGGCTGGAGAGGAAGAGCCGGGGGtcctcaccccccaccctggCTCCCCCGACTGCTGCCCCTGGGGCTGGGAACGGCCTGGTGCACTCCAGGGACtgagtggaggggagagggaccaGGCAGGGCCACCTTACAAATCCCtggcagggctgctccaggcaTCCTCCGTGGCCGCtcgaggctggggctgggggacactgggggtgggagtggcCGCAGGGGCCCAGGGTTTTCGGGCCCTCCATGCCTCCCTGTGACCCCTTCCTGACCCCAGGTccaggctctggccctggcccgcCTGCCACCCTCTTACTGAGGACACTGTGGGTGTGGAGCAGGCTCTCAGGGCTGCCCCCCCAGGTCACAGTCACAAAGGCCTGGGTGCCAGCCGCGGAGGTCACAATGGGCCAAGGTCCCAGGCCCTCcacgccccgcccgccccgcagcTGGAGCACGTTGTGGCAACCACAGACAGGCGTGGAGGAAgcatctcctctctgcctcttcggTTCCCCTGGACCCCAGCTGCCTCTCATCATGCCCGGTCCCTTCCCTGACTCCACACCTCTGTGGGCTTAGCAGGTCAAGCCgccgcctgtagcgccggcatcccatataaatgctgctccactctgatccagcttcctgctgatgtgcccaagaaagcggcagaagatgggccaagcacttgggcccctgcacccatgtgggagacctggatggagctcctggctcctggctttgacctggcccaggcttggctattgtggccatctggggagtgaaccagaggatggaagacctctctctctctctctgcctctccctctctctgtaagtctgtctttctgatcaaataaatcaaatctctttcaaaaatgtatttgagagacaaaaagacaaagatctcctatgtgatggttcactctccaaatgcctgcaatagccaaggctgggccaggctggagccaggagcttcatccgggtctcccatgtgggtggtggcagaggcccaaacatctagggcatcttccactgctttctcaggcgcattagcagggagctggatgggtagtggagcagccgggacttgaactggaggccacacgggatgccagtgtagccggcaatggcttaacccactgcaccacaatgccgggccCCCTTtaaccatttattgaacagttaTTTTCATGTCAGGTCCTATGGGTAcaattattgtgttcttttaaaaaatatttagttgaaaggaagagatagagggcgagagggaaaaggaaagagagagagagagagagagagagagagagagagagagagagagagagagagaaagttcccatctgctggttcacttcccagatggctgaccccaggagctgggcccccatccaggtctcccgcgtgggtgatGAGCCCAGGAGCACTTGATCCTGCCTCCCTGGatccatgttagcaggaagctgggtcagagctTGAACCCAGGACCCAGGCATTATTATGGAacgggatgcagctgtcccaagcagtggcttacgtGCAACACACACCCCCCATATTACACCATTGTATAAGCAACAGAGAATTGTCATATACACAGGCGGTCCCGAGACCAATCCCCCGTGGACGCCAAAGCACGAATGTGCCAGCGTGGTGAACCAGAAGCCTTGTCTGAGGGCTTCCTTCCAGCGAAAGCACCCTCGAACCTGGCTCTCTCCCCTGCCTGACATCCACCAGAGCCAGAGGCCTCCAGACCCGAGAGACTCCTGCTTTTCCACTCCCCTGTAACTGCTTCCACTTTGAAAGcaaaagcaggccggcgccgcggctcactaggctaatcctccacctgtggcgccggcacaccaggttctagtcccagtcggggtgccggattctatcctggttacctctcttccaggccagctctctgctgtggcccgggagtgcagtggaggatggcccaggtccctgggtgctgcacccacatgggagaccgggaggaagcacctggcttctggctttggatcatcgcagtgcgccggccgtggcggccattagtgggtgaaccaacagaaaaggaagacctttctctctgtctgtctctctcactgtccactctgcctgtcaaaaaaaaaaaaaaaaaaaaaaaggcaaacactggccggcgctgtggctgtggggtgTTGGGTTAAGCCGTTGTgggcgatgctggcatccaatatgggtgccggttggagtcctggctgctccacttccaatccagctccctgctaatgtgcttaggaaagtccttgggccccagaagaagctcctggctcctggcttctgcctggcttaaccctgcctgttgcagccatctagggagtgaaccagtggatggaagacctctctccttgtaactctgcctttcaaataaataaatctttaaaaaaattaaaaagagcaaAACCGGGGTATGGGGCTTGTGGCCCAGTGACTTGGCTGTGGGCCAGGAGATTGAGTTTCTGGGGCTCTGGCTGGGTTTGCCCCCTTTTTCCAAGCAACTAGGgcctggctgggccaagcccctCTCTGACAGCCTCTGGAGCCTCCCTCCCAGAGGAGGGGGCCCACAGCCCACCCCTGGCACCCCAAGGCTCtagggagcagggagggaccTGGGTCCTCATGAGGCAGGAGTGGCCCTGTGGGAAGCACTTGCCGGGGTGTCTCCTGAGCAGCCTCTAGGGACGTCTGTTGTGGGTGCACTGTCCTGGGAACAGTGGGGGGAACTGAGAGTGAGCAGGTTGAGGATCCAGGGCAGTGGGCGGCCCGCAGGGTGGAACCTGGGAGACACACAGCCACCACGCGATGTGCTGGGCCCAGACCCAGCAGCGGTGTGTGGCCGTCAGCCAAGGGACTCAGGggctttgtgcctcagtttcctcatctataaaaagaGGATGGGGCAGTGTTTGgaacagcagttaagactctgtgtcccatatgggagtgcctgagtcccaccttctaccttttttttttttttaaagatttatttatttgaaaggcagcattatacagaggcagaggcaaagagagagagagagagagagagagagagagaggtcttccatccactggttcactcctcagttggctgaaacagccgcagctgggcccatccgaagccaggagctgggagcttcttccaggtctcccacgtgggtacaggagcccaagcacttggtccatcttccactgctttcccaggccacagcagagagctggattggaagtgcagcagctgagacttgaaactggcgcccatgtgggctgctgaccctgcaggtggaggcttagcccaccacgccacagcgccggccctgtgacTGCTTCTTAGTTAAAATTCCTTCTGCCTTCCCTGCTCTTGTTCAAGCTCCCGCAGCCAGACCTGGGGTTGTTCAGACTGACCTTGTGTGTcctttccatttctctgcctgTCTCGTTACTTGTGGATAGATTTCCTTGACTGctcgcacacacacgcactctctgtctctcacatggggaggggggagcttcAAAAAGTGCAAGCAAAAATGTGTATCGTGAAAGGCCCAATGTGTGGATTTTTCAATGTTTTGCACCTAAacaagcttaccttttaattctgtacttccaaagttttgattttttagcattgaattctttttttttaagatttatttatttgtaagtcagagttacacagagagaggagaggcagagagagagagagagagagagagagagagaaagagaggtcttccatccactggttcactccccaattggtcacaatggccagagctgcgccgatccgaagccaggagccgggagcttcttccgggtctcccacgtgggtgcaggggcccaatgacttgggccatcttccactgctttcccaggccacagcagagagctggatcggaagtggagcagccaggactctaactggcacccatatgggatgccagtgcttcaggccagggcattaacccactgtgccacagcactgcccccccttTTAAGTACtcttgtatgtttttaaaaatctttactttGAGAGCCAGCAGTCACAGCTTTTATCTCCAGGAAGTCTGGGGTGGGCCCCTCTTCACAGAGCCGCTGTGTTTGGGTGAAGCAGGCTTGGAGGAGGGGGAGTCATTGACTTCCtgcctttctcctcttctccttctccttcccctccctgtctGCTTTGTCTTGCTTTGCTTTTCCGAGGGTGAgggggcagagaaacagagatagataggGAGaacccatcccctggttcactctcccacaacagccagggccaggccaggctgggatgaagccaggagcttcatccaggtctcccacgcgggcggcaggtgcacaagcacttgggccatctgccgctgcttttcccaggcgcatcagcagagagctgcattggaagtgcagcagccgggactcagaccggtGCTCTGGCAGGATGCCGGCTGCATTGCAAACCGAGGTGTaaccctgtgccctgtgctctgtgaCCAGCTTCTTGGCGCCCTATTTTCTGAGCCTACTTACGAGGGAGGCGGGAGTGAGAAGTtgggccaggggagggagggaggccgccTGCTTCCCGGGGGTGTCCACCCTGCAGTTCTGAGGTCTAGGGTAGGAGCAGGGCCGAGGGTTTGCCCGGTGGGGGTTCCTGACCCTAGTAATGGGGGTGAACCCCAAAAGCTAGCCCGGATGTCCCTCCCAACTTGTTCTGTGAACTCAGCCGCACTTCCGGTCTCAGGAAATTAGGCTGCAGGTGGCTTCTGTCCTGCTCTGCCACCTGGGGGCAAAGAGCAGGGCCCCCCAGGGGTGGGGTCTGCACTGTCCACGCAGGAGAGGGGCTGAATCTGTCCTGGGCCAGAACCCATGGCCACACAGGCGGAACATGGCCAGCCAGACATGTTGGGAGGGAGGAGCAGCTGTGGCTCTTGTTGCTAGGCAGCACGCCTCCATGGACGCCTGTTGCCATGGCAACCGCTTCCTGCCCGTGTTGCCATGACGCCCAGATGGCCTTGGGGAGGCCCCAGCAGAGCTGCGAGGAAGCCCCGGCCCCTCCTTATatgaggggaggaagaggaagaggaggagaggtagggggcgggggtggggctggccacCAGCATGGAGACCTGAGCCTGGCCACATCCCGGAGTGGGGGGCGCTATGCCCAATATTTCCCGTGACTTTGACATTCAATGTCTTCAGCTCATTTCTCAGGCCAGGAGCAGGCCTTGAGTGGACCGAAATTGGGGTCACTGGGCAGGCCACATCTGtacccctcccccaggctcctggccctgacTCCCCCAGGCTGCACATCAGGGAGACTCCCTCCCCACTCACCAGTACCCCCCGAGCTCAGTCTGCCTGGAgggtgggagtcctggggctcTACAGGCTCCCGTGGAGCTGCCCTGGCACGGGCAGTGCCCTCTCTTCCCCCAACCCCCTGCCAagagcttcagcccagccccgcccctgcaccCCGTCCCAGGGCCCGGGGCCTCAGCACACCTTAGCTCTGAGTCTgtaggggttaagccactgccagtgacgccagcatcctgcaTGAACACGGCTGcacttggatccagctccctgctaatgcacctggaaaagcaatagaagatggcccaaggattcaGGCCACCCACGAGGAGACCCAagtggaatttcaggctcctgggttcagccctggccatttgtggtcttttggggagtgaaccagcagatggaagatctctctctctctctctctctctctctctctctctctgactccgtcttccaaataaatacatactcttttaaaatgacaataaaaaaagatacaggtggccctggctggggcccagggatCTCCAAGGGTGGTCTTGGGTCTCCCAGAAGCCCTCAGACTTACAGCAGGAGGATGGGCTCCTTGGGGGCCATGCGAAGGATGGGGTGGCCTGTGGAGTGACCCCGGGCAGGGCGGGGACAGTTGGACTGCCAGTCCCTGTGAGTGGATGGACGTCTGCTGTGGGAGCCAGCCAGCTTCCCTAGCCCTCCCCAGCTTGCGGGGACAGAGCACGGAGCTAAGTTTCAGGTCCTGGAATGGGGTGGTGGTTGGTGCGGGCGAAGGGGCAGCCCCGGggactcccccacccctgccctgggcacgGCATAGctggcagctcctggctgcaggcccaGTGGCAAGCCATttgtctctgcctcccaagtgACTCTCTGGACATCCACTgctcacattttttatttaagaatcaGAGAGATCATAAGAATGTCAGGGGAAATCCTCTTACAGATGACACAGCCTCAATAAATCACCATCAACCGGAGCGTCAAAGGCTCCCTGCCCTCCGCGGTGACCAGGGGTTAGCTGgaaatgcccacccctgcctggACCCTCCCCACAGAAGACCCCACCCAAGCCCTGCTCAGTTCCCCACCTGCGTCCCCGGGTGCCCATGTACCCCTCCAAGCTAGCCTGCTCTAGTGCCTGATGGTCAGGGTCAGGTCACTTTGCCAGGTCCCACAGTGCAGGTTGGCTCTCTGTGCCCTGGTAACAGACACCTTGGGTCCAATGAGAGCCTCAAGGGCGGGCACCTGCCACTCTATCTACCTGAACCAGTAAAAATGCGGGCAGGAGCAGCGGGTGCATTTATGAAATCCACCACCAGATGGCGCCGTGATCATGAGGACGGGCTGGCTAAAATGGGGTGGCCCTTGGGCCAGGCAGGGTTAGGGGCAACCTCACTTGGGAATTTCAGAGAGACCCTCTCCCCACTGTTGGCTCCTGGAACCAACACCAGCGCTGTCCAGGGTCCCTCACCTGCTCCTTCCCAAGGGACTGGACTCCCATCTGGGCCGTCGCGTCTGGGGGCAGTGGGTGGGACTTAGGGCCATGGGAGGAAGCTTGTCCCCAGCATAGGCCAGTGTGTGGGGACCCCTGTGGCCTAAGGTGGTGATGCCTTAGCTATTCCAGAGAGCTTTTCGCCCCGCCacgacccccaccccagcagctgcTGAACAATGGCACTGGCAGCTCTCGTGGGCAGGTGCatctccctccaccccagccaAGCTTCACCCAAGTGTCACCACCCCTGCCGGGCATTCTTGTGAATAAGGCCAGAGTGGTCGACCAGGGGTGATGTTATGCTCTCGCCGATGCGCTGTGAGCAGGCTTGCCGCCGCTGTGCagagtgggcggggctggggggggagATGGTTAATTTATCTGGGGAACTGGGCGCAAGTTATAAAAATGGTAATTTCTTGGAGATCCAATTATGTGTCTTCCTTGTAACCCTCGGTAATCAAGGAAACGATTTGTAGAGAGAGACTGTGGGATGAGACTGGTCCTGGgttggcggggcggggggggggagggtggtggctgctggggctggctggggtgggggggaagtgtGGACCGGGAGAGCTGGGCTGCTGCCCCCACCTCCGGCCCCCACGGCTTCAGTTTTCCTACCTGTGGGTAGACCCAAGTCTGGAGCTCTACCAGCCTGTTGGGACGTAGGGGACTTCTGAGGGTggtgcctgtccctgtccccacccacccccgctcCCCACCCAGCATGCCCGGTGTGGGGACTGGTCtctgcagagcagggagcagaccGGGGCTCCTTGTGGGCTGTGCAGCTAATTCTCTCCTCAACACACACACCCAGTGATGCCTTGCTTCCGAATAGCATCTTCACGATGAACCACCCTGGCAGCCAGCAGCACCAGGTGATCAGGGAGAAGGTTTTATGGCCCCGTGGGTGAGACTGAACTTGCATCCAAAGTGAATTTCCAAGATTGGATTTTCCTCCTTGGCAAACACAGTGTGGTTCCCACTAATTGCAACGGCAGCTCCTTGGAACTCATCACCCATTCAGGGCCCTGAGGGGGTGCTGAGCCCGTACAATCTCCACACCCCCTCTGCCAGTAGcgttggggctgggtcagctcCAGGGCCCTAAGCTCAGCAGAGCGGGAGTGGTTCTgggggaggctcagagaggtgcagGATTTGCCTGGGGGTCACACAGCGGGTGAGCAAGAGAGTCAGTGAGTGAGGGTCTGGGATGCCCTGGAAGAGATGTGACTATGTTGAGGACCCCATGataccccacccccacagccactGCCTTGGTGACAGCAGGGGCGTGCACCTCTTTGGGGTCCCAGGGCAGGGTGATCCCACCCTACTCCCTGCACCAGGCCCTGCAAAGCCATCCCACCTGCCACTCTGCAC
The sequence above is drawn from the Oryctolagus cuniculus chromosome 21, mOryCun1.1, whole genome shotgun sequence genome and encodes:
- the CCDC188 gene encoding coiled-coil domain-containing protein 188 isoform X3; this translates as MEGPKTLGPCGHSHPQCPPAPASSGHGGCLEQPCQGFVRWPCLVPLPSTQSLECTRPFPAPGAAVGGARVGGEDPRLFLSSREGETQQQRAREPAGPSQEVEEGLGWGWPLHPEPEQGAPRQGGSPSAAPRSCTCPCPTLPPGGGAPAPPRAAPSQLPSRPLGSAQQPFLQLQQENQSLKRQNQDLREQLGALLGPGQPFLPLCPEHSSCTALTWPPESTSARPPEDRAPVQLLRQENELQQIRLSFERKKMAITEVWDGVAEVHMALNNQATGLLNLKKDIRGVLDQMEGIQLEILGERAQCRTQARKEQNLACAAAAGPEASAGRPAGLHRRLRVRGGPGALRGAGAAPAEPRRCLEAPGPAGPLPAPRGGRLPALLGRRPRGPSEEEARRPALARVPCGRAGPCPQHRRRHAPSPPGAAEKGGGGFCPEGWACGWT
- the CCDC188 gene encoding coiled-coil domain-containing protein 188 isoform X5 yields the protein MEGPKTLGPCGHSHPQCPPAPASSGHGGCLEQPCQGFVRWPCLVPLPSTQSLECTRPFPAPGAAVGGARVGGEDPRLFLSSREGETQQQRAREPAGPSQEVEEGLGWGWPLHPEPEQGAPRQGGSPSAAPRSCTCPCPTLPPGGGAPAPPRAAPSQLPSRPLGSAQQPFLQLQQENQSLKRQNQDLREQLGALLGPGQPFLPLCPEHSSCTALTWVRAGERTSGATGTARRPGADVGPLSQPPESTSARPPEDRAPVQLLRQEVCRGEEAFVQQSQNELQQIRLSFERKKMAITEVWDGVAEVHMALNNQATGLLNLKKDIRGVLDQMEGIQLEILGERAQCRTQARKEQNLACAAKGRPPLGCSEGLKGQLWPEAPRPQRGGGQAAGAGPGALWPCRPLPTAPPPPRTVPARSRGEGWRRVLS
- the CCDC188 gene encoding coiled-coil domain-containing protein 188 isoform X7, which produces MEGPKTLGPCGHSHPQCPPAPASSGHGGCLEQPCQGFVRWPCLVPLPSTQSLECTRPFPAPGAAVGGARVGGEDPRLFLSSREGETQQQRAREPAGPSQEVEEGLGWGWPLHPEPEQGAPRQGGSPSAAPRSCTCPCPTLPPGGGAPAPPRAAPSQLPSRPLGSAQQPFLQLQQENQSLKRQNQDLREQLGALLGPGQPFLPLCPEHSSCTALTWVRAGERTSGATGTARRPGADVGPLSQPPESTSARPPEDRAPVQLLRQEVCRGEEAFVQQSQNELQQIRLSFERKKMAITEVWDGVAEVHMALNNQATGLLNLKKDIRGVLDQMEGIQLEILGERAQCRTQARKEQNLACAAKGRPPLGCSEGLKGQLWCRSTPCGRAAGVSERESERWKSA
- the CCDC188 gene encoding coiled-coil domain-containing protein 188 isoform X1, producing the protein MEGPKTLGPCGHSHPQCPPAPASSGHGGCLEQPCQGFVRWPCLVPLPSTQSLECTRPFPAPGAAVGGARVGGEDPRLFLSSREGETQQQRAREPAGPSQEVEEGLGWGWPLHPEPEQGAPRQGGSPSAAPRSCTCPCPTLPPGGGAPAPPRAAPSQLPSRPLGSAQQPFLQLQQENQSLKRQNQDLREQLGALLGPGQPFLPLCPEHSSCTALTWVRAGERTSGATGTARRPGADVGPLSQPPESTSARPPEDRAPVQLLRQEVCRGEEAFVQQSQNELQQIRLSFERKKMAITEVWDGVAEVHMALNNQATGLLNLKKDIRGVLDQMEGIQLEILGERAQCRTQARKEQNLACAAAAGPEASAGRPAGLHRRLRVRGGPGALRGAGAAPAEPRRCLEAPGPAGPLPAPRGGRLPALLGRRPRGPSEEEARRPALARVPCGRAGPCPQHRRRHAPSPPGAAEKGGGGFCPEGWACGWT
- the CCDC188 gene encoding coiled-coil domain-containing protein 188 isoform X4 translates to MEGPKTLGPCGHSHPQCPPAPASSGHGGCLEQPCQGFVRWPCLVPLPSTQSLECTRPFPAPGAAVGGARVGGEDPRLFLSSREGETQQQRAREPAGPSQEVEEGLGWGWPLHPEPEQGAPRQGGSPSAAPRSCTCPCPTLPPGGGAPAPPRAAPSQLPSRPLGSAQQPFLQLQQENQSLKRQNQDLREQLGALLGPGQPFLPLCPEHSSCTALTWVRAGERTSGATGTARRPGADVGPLSQPPESTSARPPEDRAPVQLLRQEVCRGEEAFVQQSQNELQQIRLSFERKKMAITEVWDGVAEVHMALNNQATGLLNLKKDIRGVLDQMEGIQLEILGERAQCRTQARKEQNLACAAKGRPPLGCSEGLKGQLWLLALRLLLGALLACTAAYVYVVDPAPFEGLVPPLLSRAAVWKLRALLGPFLRLEVDDFLPF
- the CCDC188 gene encoding coiled-coil domain-containing protein 188 isoform X2 — protein: MEGPKTLGPCGHSHPQCPPAPASSGHGGCLEQPCQGFVRWPCLVPLPSTQSLECTRPFPAPGAAVGGARVGGEDPRLFLSSREGETQQQRAREPAGPSQEVEEGLGWGWPLHPEPEQGAPRQGGSPSAAPRSCTCPCPTLPPGGGAPAPPRAAPSQLPSRPLGSAQQPFLQLQQENQSLKRQNQDLREQLGALLGPGQPFLPLCPEHSSCTALTWPPESTSARPPEDRAPVQLLRQEVCRGEEAFVQQSQNELQQIRLSFERKKMAITEVWDGVAEVHMALNNQATGLLNLKKDIRGVLDQMEGIQLEILGERAQCRTQARKEQNLACAAAAGPEASAGRPAGLHRRLRVRGGPGALRGAGAAPAEPRRCLEAPGPAGPLPAPRGGRLPALLGRRPRGPSEEEARRPALARVPCGRAGPCPQHRRRHAPSPPGAAEKGGGGFCPEGWACGWT
- the CCDC188 gene encoding coiled-coil domain-containing protein 188 isoform X6; the encoded protein is MEGPKTLGPCGHSHPQCPPAPASSGHGGCLEQPCQGFVRWPCLVPLPSTQSLECTRPFPAPGAAVGGARVGGEDPRLFLSSREGETQQQRAREPAGPSQEVEEGLGWGWPLHPEPEQGAPRQGGSPSAAPRSCTCPCPTLPPGGGAPAPPRAAPSQLPSRPLGSAQQPFLQLQQENQSLKRQNQDLREQLGALLGPGQPFLPLCPEHSSCTALTWPPESTSARPPEDRAPVQLLRQEVCRGEEAFVQQSQNELQQIRLSFERKKMAITEVWDGVAEVHMALNNQATGLLNLKKDIRGVLDQMEGIQLEILGERAQCRTQARKEQNLACAAKGRPPLGCSEGLKGQLWLLALRLLLGALLACTAAYVYVVDPAPFEGLVPPLLSRAAVWKLRALLGPFLRLEVDDFLPF